A single region of the Oreochromis niloticus isolate F11D_XX linkage group LG19, O_niloticus_UMD_NMBU, whole genome shotgun sequence genome encodes:
- the LOC100700125 gene encoding Krueppel-like factor 11, protein MPSRKFNEMDSLETEYMDACEVNVKRRRHDSEHSDSSGLGFDCSGLEYTDLEAAEALVCMSCWGTDLFYNRKKPKPKTCKPRPLTPASDSGDSLPPSELPDPPKDFVSFSSLCMTPPHSPSFVETSSGTASQSGSGSVASTQQPVLATVAEKTPSLPLTQPCRAMATSVIRHTADRTLCQHHIPVAPNPEKVRDMATATTMVSQQREQQCITNTEQITTPPSPPASLIPSKTEQPPSPPKSCLDNVPTLTPVNSQPQNSPPSPPVPTTVSPPPVASPQIICQMFPVSSQSGIISAFIPSAVRTSNSGIRTAATPILPQPTSANNPPVQQSLIVGSSVPQGTVMLVLPQSSVSQAPHCPQTVMTLGNTKLLPLAPAPVYVSTGPSSSTTATKMDFSRRRNYVCNFPGCRKTYFKSSHLKAHLRTHTGEKPFSCSWDGCDKRFARSDELSRHRRTHTGEKKFVCPVCDRRFMRSDHLTKHARRHMTTKKIPSWQADVRSLNKMAAGKIPPSKSGIAALSMLVPVGSK, encoded by the exons ATGCCATCGCGAAAATTCAACGAAATGGACTCACTCGAG ACTGAGTATATGGATGCCTGTGAGGTTAACGTAAAGAGAAGGAGGCATGACAGCGAGCACTCTGACTCTAGTGGATTGGGTTTCGACTGCTCTGGTCTGGAGTACACTGACCTGGAAGCAGCGGAGGCTCTGGTGTGCATGAGCTGTTGGGGCACAGATCTTTTCTATAACCGCAAAAAGCCAAAGCCAAAGACCTGCAAACCAAGACCCCTAACCCCAGCTTCAGACTCCGGTGACTCCCTCCCACCATCAGAACTTCCAGACCCCCCAAAGGACTTTGTGTCCTTCTCCTCCCTG TGTATGACCCCGCCCCACAGTCCCAGCTTTGTTGAAACATCATCAGGCACTGCGTCGCAGTCAGGTTCTGGCTCGGTCGCATCCACTCAGCAACCTGTCCTGGCAACCGTTGCTGAAAAGACCCCCTCTCTCCCCCTCACACAGCCCTGCAGAGCAATGGCGACAAGTGTGATCCGCCACACTGCGGACAGAACCCTCTGCCAGCACCACATTCCAGTGGCCCCCAATCCAGAGAAAGTTAGGGACATGGCAACAGCTACTACAATGGTCTCCCAGCAGCGGGAGCAGCAGTGCatcacaaacacagagcagataaCCACACCTCCATCCCCTCCTGCTTCTCTCATACCTTCAAAAACAGAGCAGCCACCCAGTCCCCCCAAATCCTGTTTGGACAATGTCCCCACCCTAACTCCTGTCAACAGCCAACCGCAAAATAGCCCACCCTCTCCCCCTGTTCCCACAACTGTGTCCCCTCCTCCAGTTGCAAGCCCTCAAATCATCTGCCAGATGTTCCCTGTCAGCAGCCAATCGGGTATAATCTCAGCCTTCATCCCCAGTGCGGTTCGGACATCCAATTCTGGCATTCGGACTGCCGCCACACCCATCCTCCCCCAACCCACCTCAGCTAACAACCCCCCTGTCCAGCAGTCCCTGATTGTGGGCTCCTCAGTGCCCCAAGGCACAGTGATGCTGGTCCTCCCTCAGTCATCCGTCTCTCAGGCCCCCCACTGCCCTCAGACTGTCATGACCCTGGGCAACACCAAGCTACTACCTCTGGCCCCAGCCCCTGTGTACGTGTCAACAGgacccagcagcagcaccacagcCACAAAGATGGATTTTTCCCGCAGGAGGAACTATGTCTGCAACTTCCCAGGCTGCAGGAAGACATACTTCAAGAGCTCACACCTCAAAGCTCATCTTCGaacacacacag GTGAGAAGCCCTTCAGCTGCAGCTGGGACGGGTGTGATAAGAGGTTCGCCCGCTCTGACGAGCTCTCCCGTCACAGGCGTACGCACACTGGCGAGAAGAAGTTTGTGTGTCCCGTGTGCGACCGGCGGTTCATGCGCAGCGATCACCTGACCAAACACGCCCGCCGCCACATGACCACAAAGAAAATTCCTTCCTGGCAGGCTGACGTCAGGAGTTTGAACAAAATGGCTGCTGGAAAAATCCCTCCCTCAAAATCTGGCATTGCAGCGCTAAGCATGCTGGTACCTGTCGGCTCAAAGTAA